Proteins co-encoded in one Setaria viridis chromosome 9, Setaria_viridis_v4.0, whole genome shotgun sequence genomic window:
- the LOC117839810 gene encoding ricin B-like lectin R40C1, translated as MGPQGAQLLLAPSQIIHSPVPDQAINPTFPKPPTPVESKMFGFGHHGHHGQNPPAPGGHHGGGAHQPTFKIFCKADEGYCLTVRDGNVVLAPANPRDEHQHWYKDMRFSSQVKDEEGNPAFALVNQATGLAIKHSLGQSHPVKLVPFNPEYQDESVLWTESGDVGKGFRCIRMVNNIRLNFDALHGDKDHGGVHDGTTVVLWEWAKGDNQSWKILPWGDEAGSAGNAPRGGYGHGEPTVRIYCKADEGFSVTVRHGAVCLAPTNPRDEYQHWIKDMRHSNSIKDEEGYPAFALVNKVTGEAIKHSQGEGHQVKLVPYNPSYQDESVLWTESRDVGHGFRCIRMVNNIYLNFDAFHGDKDHGGVRDGTNIVLWKWCEGDNQRWKIVPW; from the exons ATGGGGCCCCAAGGCGCACAGCTTCTCCTCGCCCCGTCCCAAATCATCCATTCTCCTGTCCCCGATCAAGCGATCAACCCAACCTTCCCAAAACCCCCGACGCCCGTAGAGAGCAAGATGTTCGGCTTcggccaccacggccaccacggccaGAACCCCCCGGCTCCCGGCggccaccacggcggcggcgcccaccaGCCCACCTTCAAGATCTTCTGCAAGGCCGATGAGGGCTACTGCCTCACCGTCCGCGACGGCAACGTGGTGCTGGCCCCGGCCAACCCGCGCGACGAGCACCAGCACTGGTACAAGGACATGCGCTTCAGCTCCCAGGTCAAGGACGAGGAGGGCAACCCGGCCTTCGCCCTCGTCAACCAAGCCACCGGACTCGCCATCAAGCACTCCCTCGGCCAGTCCCACCCG gtgaagctggtGCCGTTCAACCCGGAGTACCAGGACGAGTCCGTGCTGTGGACTGAGAGCGGCGACGTCGGCAAGGGCTTCCGCTGCATCCGCATGGTGAACAACATCCGCCTCAACTTCGACGCCCTCCACGGCGACAAGGACCACGGCGGCGTGCACGACGGCACCACCGTCGTGCTCTGGGAGTGGGCCAAGGGAGACAACCAGAGCTGGAAGATCCTGCCGTGGGGCGACGaggccggcagcgccggcaaCGCGCCCCGCGGCGGCTACGGCCACGGCGAGCCCACCGTGCGCATCTACTGCAAGGCCGACGAGGGGTTCAGCGTCACCGTCCGCCACGGCGCCGTCTGCCTCGCGCCCACCAACCCGCGCGACGAGTACCAGCACTGGATCAAGGACATGCGCCACAGCAACAGCATCAAGGACGAGGAGGGCTACCCGGCCTTCGCGCTCGTCAACAAGGTCACCGGCGAGGCCATCAAGCACTCCCAGGGCGAGGGTCACCAG GTGAAGCTGGTGCCGTACAACCCCAGCTACCAGGACGAGTCCGTGCTGTGGACGGAGAGCCGCGACGTCGGGCACGGCTTCCGCTGCATCCGCATGGTGAACAACATCTACCTCAACTTCGACGCCTTCCACGGCGACAAGGACCACGGCGGGGTGCGCGACGGCACCAACATCGTGCTCTGGAAGTGGTGCGAGGGCGACAACCAGCGCTGGAAGATCGTTCCCTGGT AA